The DNA region aaagaaaagaaaaagacagtctCAAACTCGAGCAGTCAGTGTAACCAAGCCGTACTTGACACCTGGCAGACCTGCgccaccccccccctccctgaGCCTCGTGTATAATTTGCCTCCAGCCCGAGGCGGTGCGGTAAGCCGCCCCCGCCTCTTTGATTGGCTGCGCCGGGCCGCGTCACGCTCTTTTGTCTCAGTGGATTGAGGATAAAAGCAGCCGCGCTGCCTTGGGAACCGCGCTGCTGTGACTCGGCTCCCCCTAGCTGGCTGGCGGTGCAGAGCATCTCGGTCCTGGCAGCCCCGGGTCGCTTAGCGGCCAAGGAGGCGCCCATCCATTTCCTCTGCAGGGCCGGGGAAACGGAGGACAACCACAGCCGTCACGCAAGCGTCCGCTGCCCACCTGCAAAGTACAGGTAAAGAAAGGGGGCGCGATTGCCCGGCGCGGACAGAGGAGGGAAGCCCCACCAGGACTGGGCGGCTCCCCACTTGGAAAATCGGGAACTGCAAGGGAGAGCAAGAAGCCCTCCCGTGGTCGGGCTGCGCTGCGGGAGGACGTGGGGTGCTACTGGGTGCTGCCTAAAGGGTAGGATTTGCCTGGATTGAGAGGGGGGTGTTTTTGGGGAGGGGAGACAAGGAATGAGGGTAAAGAATCGCAAGCTGTCAGTCTTGAGCCTCCTTTGAACCCCCTCATCTCTTCTTGGGGACGAATATATGGATGTGCGTGTCCAACTCCTATTCCCTTTCTCGGTGGCAGGCCATCAAAGCCGAATCTGAAGTTGAATTCCGCGCAGGTGATCGCAGAACTGGTAGGCCAATGATTTCCCGGGGGAAATGGAACGGGGCGGCAGTCGCTCTGGCTTGTATTCAAAAAGTGGGAAGGGGAACGTGCCGCTTGGCTACAGCGGAGGCTGCGGGCAGCGAGGTGTTGggatgggagggggggggagggagcggGATGAGGAATGAAGCTGTTTCTGACTCTTCCTTTCCCTGGCCTGTGCTCCGCGGCGGCGCAGTCTTGAAGCCCCGAGGTCCGGAATCGGCGTCCCCCGGTGGACAGCGATCGACTACCCTGGAGACAAGCGTTCTCGCGGAGACCACCAGTTGCAGAGGCTGGCAGTGAAATAAAGGCGCGCGCTGGTTCCTGAGTTCCTGTAAGAACCTGAGAGATACGGGGTGGGCAGAGGGACACTTTGAAAAGGGGGTATGGTTGACACCTGAGACCATGAGATTAATGAAATTTGATTTATTCCTACACATTTGTGACCACTGTGCTCTATTTTGAGAGCCCAACATCAGCTCCGTACACTATTACACTTAGAAGCAACAGTTGCCGGCCCTCTTGAAGGACAGTAGGAATGGATGTAGCTGTCAAAAGTTCCCTGCTAACACGGAGACAGCGGCTGGCTCCCTGGGGTTGCAAATGCCGGTCTCCTGGAGAATATTTTTAGGGCAGTAGGCAGTTATAAAATGTACTGCAGGATAttctggaagggagagaaaaaatagTTGCAGCCTTATTAATCCCCTCTTATTAACTCTGCCctgttattctctctctctctctcttacagtTCCTACTGAGATAGGAGAAGGAAGAGACCCCCGGCACACCTAAGATTACCCATCGTCGTTGGCCATGGCTAGCATGATGGCTCGTGTGGGTAGCAGCCGGCGGCAGAACGCGCCCTTGCCGCCCTGGGCCCATACTATGCTTAGGTCCCTGGGGAGGAGTCTTGGTCCTTTAATGGCCAACATGGCAGAGAGAAACTTGAAGTTGTTCTCTGGGAGGATGGTGCCAGGCCAGGGGGAAGAAACCTTTGAAAACTGGCTAATCCAAGTCAATGGGGCCCTGCCAGACTGGAATATGTCTGATGAGGAAAAGCTCAAGCGCCTGATGAAAACCCTTAGGGGCCCTGCTCGGGAGGTCATGTATTTGCTCCAGACAGCCAACCCCAACCTAAGTGTGGCAGAATTCTTGCACGCAATGAAACTGGTGTTTGGGGAGCCTGAAAGCAATGTGACTGCTCACAGTAAATTGTTTAACACCTTGCAGGCGCAAGGGGAGAAAGCCTCCCTTTATGCCATCCGTTTAGAGGTGCAGCTCCAGAACGCTGTTCAGGCAGGGATTATAGCTGAGAGAGATGCTAACCAGACTCGCCTGCACCAGCTCCTTTTAGGAGCTGAGCTGAGTGCGGACCTCCGCTACAGGCTGAAGCATCTTCTCCGGCTGCATGCCAATGAGCAGGAGCCTCTTCCCAATTTCCTGGAGTTAATCAGAATGATAAGGGAGGAAGAGGATTGGGATGACACTTTTATTGCACGGAAGCGAGCCAGGAGATCTGAGTCAATGCTGGAGAGGGCCATCACCAATCCAGTGACATTTCAGGGCTCCCTACGGATAGTGATCGGCAATGCTGACTGCAACGTGATAGAGATAGATGACACCCCGGATGACTCAGATGAGGATGTCATCCTGGTGGAGGCTCAAGACCCTCCACTCCCGATCCCGAATGCTCTTCCCTCAGGAAGCAGGGCCCGACCTCAGGAGCCAGTGCTAATCATTGATTCCCCCAACTGTTCCCAGGCTCAATCTCCTTCCACCAGTGGGGGTGCTGGCTATAAGCATGATGATCCTGAGGATATGCGTAGAACCAGGAAGCGAAAACACACAACCCACTGCTCACATTGTGGCAAGGCGGGTCACTCGAAGGAAATCTGTGACCATGAGAGCAACAGGGCCCAGATGTTTGAGAATCTGATAATCACCCTGCAGGAGCTGACCAATTCAGAGGAGGAGGCATTAAGGGAGATTCCTGAGGAGCCCAATGACCCCTTTGAGCCCCAGTGAAGTGCTAGCCCCCAGCCTTAAATGAACCCTAAACTACATTCAGAGTCTAGTGACGGGaaaactgggggtggggtgggtgggttgCTTCTAATTGCATGAATTAATCTGCAAAGCAGCTTTCTTTtagggtgggggagaaagagtCGTGGATGGTCACACAGTGGAGGAAGATGGCCGGTCCTCTTTCCTTGCTCCCACCCCACCGCTGCTGTCTAAGGGTCCATTTTCTGTGTATGCCCATTTCCTTGATGGCTTTATTCTCTTTGTGAAAGTGGTATGATTCGTTGTTAAATCTTCAAACAATAAAGAAGTACAAAAAGTAAAGTATTACTCCAAATCGTCTACCCTCCTGTCAACCCTTTGATGAATATCCTTCTAGATACTTCCCTATACCCATGTCCTCAGATAGATATATGTATAGTTAAAGGTGTTCAAATATAAGTGCTGTTCTATAGTGTGTATTTTTTCACCAAATGATTTATGTTGTGGGCTTCTTTCTATGTCAATAAATATATACCAGTATCTATTGGTGTCTCTGtggtattattttaaagaagaagtAATGGAAAAGGGAATAAGAGAAATATGGTAGAAAGCTCTAGGGGATAGGGCCCTGAGGTGGGTTTTTAGCAATCTTATTTTGCaggtaaagaaaagggaagaagaaatagGCTGAAATATTCCCCAAAGGTAAACAGATAGAGCCCCTTACTACAACTGACTTGTCCCTTAGGTTATAGAACCAAACTGCAGCACCCACTGTGTGATAATGTCCCAGTGTTTTCTTCTGTAATGTATCCAGTGGAATTTGATGGTTGGGGAGTCTGGTGCTGAGGTTACAGCCCAAAATGAGGAGTCCAGAGAGAGGCTCCATTCCTGGTCCCCTTGGAGAGGGACAGCTCTCTCTCCTCCGAGTGGATTTCTTAGATTACTGATGCTgcttctagaacagtggtccccaaccttttttgggccacggacaagtttaatgtgagaaaatattttcacggactagcctttagggtgggatggataaatgcacaaaataaaattatgtgactggcataaaaatggtgatatttttaaatataattgtcgaacttacgatatttattgggctaagttaaaggaggaatgaacatgtcctcattattcaggctgtatttaaatttgttattctgacaacgtttcatgttatttattctttctctgtggaccggtaccaaatggcccacagaccagtaccggtccacggcccggggcttggggaccactgttctagaggatATCATGGTCACAACCAGGAATCTCTCCTGTGGGCTGAAAACGCCCTCTCCCCAATCCCTGgttcaggaaaggagagagcagctATTCATGGGAGCCCAGCACCAGAGTCTCAGTGATAGCACTGGACCCTCACCCAATACGCCCTGCAGCCCCATGCTGAGGACACAGGCGGCCCAGGACTCCAAGCCAACCCCACCCTAATCTCAGAATTGACAACAGCTGGGGAGGGATGCAAAGCAATCTAATGGCCAGGGCACATGAACGAACATGGGAATCCGAAAGCCATGTCACTTTAGCAGAGTGGAGGGCACTCACGGGGtggaggggatgggggaaggaagaaagagagggacctTCCCAGGGATCtgacctgtcccctctcctgatCTCCTATTGGAGcgtgatacaaaataaaaaaagacatgtgtGACATCAGGCTCCTATGTCACTTGTAGGTGCATATGTCCCTTCTCTGTGAGCAGAACAaagctgagggtgtggagaggATTGTGTTTAGGCAGGGGTGGAGTGAATTGAATGTGCCAACCTGAGGACCCGCGAGTTAATCATGCAGAAAATCAGTGCCCCACAGAGCTGAGAGGACAGAGTGTGCCGCAGTGGGAGATAAGGCCTCAGGGAGAAGCACGGAGCTGTGTGCTGAGGGGAGAGCAGCGGAGGCCACCATGACCTGGGAGACTGACGTGGAGATTGACAGGGATAGGAAGCCTGCTGGGAACTGCAGGTTTCAGGGTTCCATGCAGAACTCTGGGTTCTGTTGTATGGGGAACGGCACATGTTAGAGGCCCAAGAAGAGGTATTCGGTTGGAATTATGCTAGCATTATGGGCCCTCACAGGGACAAAGGGACCCTGAGGGAGGCGCTGAAGCCAGGTACTGTGAGAAGTCAGTGCAGGCTAAGCTGGGCTGCCATACCCAGAACGTGCCTTGAAGGGCTTCTCTTTCCAGAAACAGCCCCTCATCTACTCCCTGGCTTCTGCTCCTGTTCCATCACTGACCCTACAATCTACCCTTACAACTCCCGCGCCTCCGCCCCAAGTCACACTCATCTCTTGGTGGAGGGGGTGGTGGCTGTGCCTCTGTGCTTGGCTGTCAGCCCTCCTGTTTGCCTTGAGCTTCAGCCTACTAAACCCTCAGGGCCAGGAGGAGACGGGGAGGGCCTCTCTGCCTTGGAACCTATAACTGAGAACTGGCCAGGGGCAAAGATGAAATTGCATCTCTTGGGGCACCTCATGGACCCTGGCAGCTAGCTACCTCCATGTCTCCAGAGCCAAAGAGGATCCCTCCCTGACCCCAGGCAAGAGGCAGCTCCACTTAGGCTGCCACAGGGCCCCCAGCACTGCCCAGCTCACGGAGCATTTAACCCTTCATTGTCTCTTTGCCCCCCTGCATCTACCCTTAGGAGATAACCACTTCCTTCCTCTAGTCATATTTGAATATCAGTCCACTTCCtgctcatttttttcccctcaaatttaCTCTATAAACACTTGGTATTTGCCCAAAGACATGAtaaatgctgcttttttttttttctggcacctGTTAGAACAGACAGATGAAATGAAAGATAGAGAACTGTCCACACCACTACCTTCTTTTTCACTGGTGTTAGTTTGGGGCTCCAGTATAGACCACCTCTTTGAAAACCTGTTCTGTGATTCATCCCGTTTCTTTCTGCTCCTATCCACTTTTCTGTTACGTAAATTTGAGACTGTCTAAATTTGTATTTCACCGACTGCCTGTAACCtgacatttcctttttatttgtgtgGTGCTGGCTTTTCCTTTATTTGAGAAATATGTGTTCTCCTTAATTAAAAGACATGGAAGTGATACCCGGGCTTTCAGAACAGACTAATGGGGTTAGCCTAAAAAAGGCTTAATTT from Saccopteryx leptura isolate mSacLep1 chromosome X, mSacLep1_pri_phased_curated, whole genome shotgun sequence includes:
- the ZCCHC12 gene encoding zinc finger CCHC domain-containing protein 12, whose product is MASMMARVGSSRRQNAPLPPWAHTMLRSLGRSLGPLMANMAERNLKLFSGRMVPGQGEETFENWLIQVNGALPDWNMSDEEKLKRLMKTLRGPAREVMYLLQTANPNLSVAEFLHAMKLVFGEPESNVTAHSKLFNTLQAQGEKASLYAIRLEVQLQNAVQAGIIAERDANQTRLHQLLLGAELSADLRYRLKHLLRLHANEQEPLPNFLELIRMIREEEDWDDTFIARKRARRSESMLERAITNPVTFQGSLRIVIGNADCNVIEIDDTPDDSDEDVILVEAQDPPLPIPNALPSGSRARPQEPVLIIDSPNCSQAQSPSTSGGAGYKHDDPEDMRRTRKRKHTTHCSHCGKAGHSKEICDHESNRAQMFENLIITLQELTNSEEEALREIPEEPNDPFEPQ